AGCGCGCCCGCTTCAAGGAACTGAGCACCAAGCTGCACGCTACTTATTTCGACATCGTCGAAAACGCCTACAAGGACGGCGAGAAGGCTGCCGCTCGCAAGGGCGCCGAGGCAATCATCTCCGGCCTCGAGCAGGAAGTGAAGGCCGCCGCGGCCAAGCTCGCCAAGTAAGCGCCTGCTCGCTCACGCACGACATTTTTCACCTCGGAAGCCACTGCCCTGCGGCAGTGGCTGGCAGGAGGAGACATCATGAAAAACGTACTAAGAAAAGTGAGTCGCATCAGCGAGCGAATCGAGGAGTTCATCGTGTGCTTCTCGATCGTGCTGATCATGCTGAACTCAACCGCCAATGCGATGGGCCGCTACTTCTTCGGCAAGAGCATTTTCTTCTCCGAGGAGCTCAACCAGTTTCTGATCGTCTCCGTCACCTTCATCGGCTTTGCCTATGCAGTCAGAAAGGGACGGAACATCCGCATGACCGCAGTCTATGACTCGCTCGGCCATCGTTCGCGAAAAGTCATCACCACGGCCATTTCGATCACGACGGCCATGCTGTTGTTCTACCTTGCCTACAAAGCCTTCTTCTACGTCCAGGAACTCAAGGACATCAATCGCCTGAGTCCGGCGCTTGAGTTCCCGGTGTACATCATCTATTCGATCATTCCGATCGGTCTCGCGATGGCCGGCCTGCAGTACCTGATCAGCTTCGTGATGAACCTGCTGCACCGCGAAATCCATCTCTCCCACGACGTCATCGAAGGCGCGACCACCGGACTCGGAGACTCGATATGAGCGGCCTGATGCAGTTCTTCTCCGACATCATTGCCGGCGACCCCGACGTCTACGTGATCACGTTCACGCTGATTGCGGTGATGGTTGTACTGCTGTTCCTGAGCTTTCCCATGGTCGTGCCCCTGGCTGTCGGAGCGCTCATCGGGATGATCCACTTTTCGGACGTCGACACCGGCGTCGTCATCCAGCAGATGGTCACGGGCATCTCGCCCAACGCGCTGATTGCCGTACCCATGTTCATTCTGGCGGCCGACATCATGACCCGAGGGCATACGTCGCAGAACCTGCTCGGGCTCATTGAAGCGTTCGTCGGCCACATGCGCGGCGGACTGCCGATTACGACCTGTCTGGCGTGTACGCTGTTCGGCTCGGTCTCCGGATCGACCCAGGCCACGGTGGTGTCGGTGGGCCAGATCATGCGCCCGAAACTGCTCAAGGCCGGGTACAAGGACAGCTTCGTGATGGCGCTGATCATCAACGCCAGCGATATTGCCTTCCTCATCCCGCCGAGTATCGGTCTGATCCTGTATGGCACGCTGGCCAACGCCAGCGTCGGCGAGCTGTTCATCGCCGGCATCGGGCCCGGCATCGTGCTCGCGCTCCTGTTCTCGGCGTACTGCTACATCTACAGCGTGCGCCAGGGCGACCTTGTTGCCGTGGTTGAAAAGACCACCATGGCGCAGAAGCTCCAGGCGCTCAAGAAGGCCCTGTGGCCGCTGGGTTTCCCGGTGCTGATCGTTGGCGGCATCTATTCCGGCATCGTCACGCCAACCGAAGCCGCTTCGTTCTCGGTGCTCTATGCCATTGTGGTCGAGTGCGTCATCTACCGCGAACTGGGGCTGCGCGATGTCCTTGATTCGGCCCTGAGCACCGGACTGATCACCGCTGTCGTCTTTGTGCTGGTCGGCATCGGACAGGCCTTTTCCTGGTACATCTCCTTCGAGCAGATTCCACAGGCCCTGCTCGAACCGCTTGACCTGTCCAGTGCGTCGCCCGAGTACCTGCTCTTCATCATCGCCGTGACCTTCTTCGTCGGCTGCATGTTCGTCGACTCGCTGGTCGTGCTGCTGATCCTGACACCGATCTTCATGCCGGCAGTTGCCGCAGTCGGCCTGGACCCGATCCTGGTCGGCGTCATGATCACGCTGCAGATGGCCGTCGGTTCCGCCACGCCGCCTTTCGGCTGCGACATCTTCACCGCCATCGCCATCTTCAACCGGCCATACCTGGAAGTGATCAGGGGCACCCTGCCGTTCATCCTGATCCTCACCCTGATGACCGCACTCCTGATCTATTTCCCCGGCATCGCGCTGCTCTTGCGCGACCTGGCATTCAAGTGATCGCCACCTGTTTTCGAGAGACCCGCAATGACAACTGAACTGACCGCCCCGGCACGCGGGTTCGAGCGCGCCGAATTTGATCAACGCACCGCCAGGCTTCAGGAAGCGATGGCTGCGCAAGGCATCGACGCGGTGTTCTTCAGCACCGAACCGGAGTTCCGCTATTTCAGCGGCTTCAAGTCGCAATTCTGGGAGAGTCCGACGCGCCCCTGGTTCCTCGTGGTGCCATCGCAAGGACGCCCGATTGCGGTGGTACCCGAGATCGGTGTCGCAGGCTTCGCCGAAACCTGGGTCGATGATGTCCGCAGCTGGCCCTCGCCGCGGCCGGAAGATGACGGCGTGTCCCTGCTCGCCGATACGCTGGACAGCGTTGCGCAGCGCCATCGGCGCATCGGCGCCATGCTCGGCCCGGAGACCCACCTGCGCATGCCGGCGGCGAACTTCGCCACCCTGCAGGCAAGTCTTGGGCAGTGCGGGATGGTCGATGTATCGACCATCGTCCGCCAGTTGCGAAGCGTCAAGTCCGCCGCGGAAATCGGCAAGATCCGCTTTGCCTGCGAAGTCACCGCGGCCGGTTTCGATTACCTGCTCACACACCTCAAGGCGGGCATGAGCGAGCGCGAAGCGTGCAAGGCCATGCACATCGAGATGCTGCGGCTCGGCGCCGACGCCTGCCCTTACCTGATCTCGGCATCCGGCCCCGGCGGTTACGACAACATCATCATGGGACCAAGCGATCGTCGGCTCGAAGAGGGTGACGTACTCATCATCGACACGGGTGCGAACTTCGACGGCTATTTCAGCGATTTCGACCGCAACTATGCTTTCGGTCAGGTCGATCCGACAGCGCACCAGGCCTATGAAGCGGTCTTCGCCTCCACCGAAGCAGGCCTGCGCACCGCGGCGCCGGGTGCAACGACAGGCGATGTGTGGCAGGCCATGTGGTCAGTGCTCGAAGATGCCGGTGCGCTGGGCAACGACGTGGGACGGATGGGTCACGGGCTGGGCATGCAGCTCACCGAATGGCCCTCGAACGTGCCCAAGGGCGACGTCGTGCTGCAAGCCGGCATGATCCTCACCCTCGAGCCGGGCATGACCTTCGCGCCGGGCCGGATGATGGTGCACGAGGAGAACATCGTGATTACCGATTCAGGCTGCGAACTGCTGCACAAGCGGGCCTGGCCCACCCTGCCCGTCATCGGCTGAAAAAGCTTTACTGCGCCACCACGAGGCGCCTTCGGGCGCCTTTTTCTATTGCTCAGAGAACAACAGCATGCAAACGCGGACCACCGGACTGCTTCTAAGCCTCGCAGGCGTCACCCTGATCTCGCCCGATGTACTCGTCATGCGCTGGGTGAACCTCGATCACGCCAGCGTGCTGATGTGGCGCGGGCTGTTCATGACGCTGGGCTTCAGTGCAGTGGTGCTGTATCGCTATCGTCTCGCCGCCGTGCGCGCCATCAAGCGGGCCGGCCGTCTCGGTGTCGCGAGCGGATTCTGTTTTGCCCTGAACACCACTTGCTACACGGAGGCGATTCAGCGCACCAGTGCGACCGCAACGGTGATGATCATCGCCACTGCGCCGGTGTTTGCCGCGCTGATAAGCTGGCTGGTACTCGACGAGCGGATCGACCGCAAGACGGCCATCTCGATGTTCGTCACCCTGATCGGCATCGCCATCATCGCGACGGACGGCGGCGGTCAGAACGATATGCTGGGCAATCTGTTTGCCGTGTGCACCGCCATCTTCCTTGCCATCAACTTCACGCTTGCCCGTCTCAAGAGCAACATCGACCTGACGCCCGGCCTGATGTTCGGCGGAATGATTGCGGCGACCTTCGGCCTGATGCTCGGCGGCGCCCCGCAGGCAGACACGGAATGGACCCAGCTCGCTGCCATCGCGCTGACCGGTGCGATTCTGATGCCCATCGGTTTCACCCTGCTGCAGATCGCGCCCCGCTATACGAGTGCGACCGAGGTGAGCCTTTTCCTGCTGTTCGAAGCGGTTCTTGGCCCAGTCTGGGTATGGCTGGTCCTGAACGAGGCCCCAACCCGCACAACGCTGGTCGGCAGCGTGATCATCATTTCCGCACTGCTCTACTACGGCGCACCCGCTAGCTGGGGCACCCGGTTGCGCCTGCGCCTGGGCATGTCGTCGCGCTGACATCGTGGTCGCCTGCGCAACCGTCAGTCGCGCGCTTGCGCAGACCGACGGTACGTTGACGGGCTGATGCGGCAACTCAAGCGCTGACGCTGCTGGCAGCGTGAGCGCCTGTTTAGCGCGCCATCAGAGACGCGACAGCAACTCCGATTTCTTGCTCGCGAACTCGTCCTCGCTGATGAAACCCTTGGCCTTGAGGTCACCCAGCTTTTCGATCGCCGCAAGAACATCCTCGCTGGACGCGCCACGCACCTGACTGGCCGGCTGCGAACTCTGGGGAGCCTGCGGCGCCTGGCTTGACGACTGCGACGACTGCGGCGACTGCATTCCCTGCGGAGCCAACGGCGGGGAATACGGCTGGCCGTTGCGGGATATCAAGGGCAGCGAGGCCAGGTTCACGGTGCCGTACTGGCTGCCAAAGACAATGTCACTGCCCGAGCCCTGCTGCTGGGAGAATCCGCCGATGCTGTGATCCAGAGTGTCATAGACCCAGACTTCGCCGCCAGTCTTGACCGCGAGCCGACGCGCACCGCCAAAATAGGCGTAGCGCACGTTGTTCTGCGATCCGGTGGCATTGGGCGCACCGAGATCCTGGGGCCACCAGTTGTCCTCGGGATCGGGTACGAACAGGCTTGAACGTCCAGCCGGACTGCCGTTGGCCTGGTGCTGGAAACTGCCGCCGCCCTGGCTCTGCGACTGAAAGCTGCCCGAGCGCAGCAAACCGGGCTGATTGACCAGAATGTTCGAAATTTCCGAACACAGACTGTCGACCCGGCCCTTGAGGTAGCTATTGAACATGTCGCCGAGCATGATCATGCCGCCGCGCATCCACTGCCCCGAGCCCCCGAATTCGCCATGGCTGAACTGAGCCTGGCCGCCGTTTCCATTGAGCACGGCAAACAGCATGTGCGTGACCGCATCCGTGCTGAATCCGTGACGTGCGGCCAGATCGCTGACGATCATCTGGCCTTGTGAAGTAAGCTGTTGCATTGTTGATTTCCGGCTGAGGGTGGTCGGGCGCAAGGTCGACCTGAAGAGGAGCGGCGGTTCAGTGCTGCGGCATGTGCCACGAAAGCTGAACACACCGGTTCTGAAATGTCCCGCATCTGGCAGGACGGCCTTTGAGCTAAAGGCGAAGGAGACGCAGATGCTAACACTGACAAGCGACAATTGCGCGACCAACTGTCCTGGCGCCGTCGGCGGCTGACTGATCCGGCTGCGCCCCTGCGCTGCCCGTCTTGCGCCACACCGCGGCACAGAGCGCGAAACAGGCCGCGATCCTGCAGCCGCGCCGTCCCGGAACTATGGGCTTCCAGCCGTCAGATCGGAAAGAAAGCTCCGCACCAGCGGTGGTGGCGCGAGTCGCCGGCGGATCGCAGTGAAGCGTGACACAAGCACCATGCTGTTCGGGAGAATCTGTACCAGCTCCCCCCTCCCCACCCATTGCGCCGCGTAGTGGATTGGGAGAAAGCCGATGCATCCCGCCGACAGGATCAGGATGGCCTGGGCCTCAATGTTGTCTACGGTGAACGCCGCAACGTTGACGTTCAGCAGATCCAGATCGCGCCGCCTCAGATAGCCCCGGGCAACGACCTGTTCGCTGCGCACCTGCGCCAGCATGTCACCGTTACCGCCGCCGATGTCCGCCTTCAGCACAGCGTGGTCAGCTGCACAGAACAGGCCATGCGGCTCGTCGTAGAGCGGTAGCGCCGCCAGACCCGGCACCTGGAAGGGGAAGTGACCGACGGCCAGGTGCAGGCGCCCGTCCAGCACCCGTTGCTCCAGCTCACTGGGCGTACCGATATACACATGCACCCCCACGTCCTTTCCCCGTGCAAGAAAGCGCTGAATTGCGCCCCTCAGCGGTGATTTCGTGTCGGTGACCGTGTTGTCGATCAGCCCCAGGTTCAAGGTGCCGGAGAAGGTCCTTTTCAACTGATCGGCCTCAAGCCGAAACCCGTCGACCGCGCTCAGCAATCGTTGCGAAGCCTCA
This genomic interval from Parazoarcus communis contains the following:
- a CDS encoding TRAP transporter small permease, with product MKNVLRKVSRISERIEEFIVCFSIVLIMLNSTANAMGRYFFGKSIFFSEELNQFLIVSVTFIGFAYAVRKGRNIRMTAVYDSLGHRSRKVITTAISITTAMLLFYLAYKAFFYVQELKDINRLSPALEFPVYIIYSIIPIGLAMAGLQYLISFVMNLLHREIHLSHDVIEGATTGLGDSI
- a CDS encoding TRAP transporter large permease, whose amino-acid sequence is MSGLMQFFSDIIAGDPDVYVITFTLIAVMVVLLFLSFPMVVPLAVGALIGMIHFSDVDTGVVIQQMVTGISPNALIAVPMFILAADIMTRGHTSQNLLGLIEAFVGHMRGGLPITTCLACTLFGSVSGSTQATVVSVGQIMRPKLLKAGYKDSFVMALIINASDIAFLIPPSIGLILYGTLANASVGELFIAGIGPGIVLALLFSAYCYIYSVRQGDLVAVVEKTTMAQKLQALKKALWPLGFPVLIVGGIYSGIVTPTEAASFSVLYAIVVECVIYRELGLRDVLDSALSTGLITAVVFVLVGIGQAFSWYISFEQIPQALLEPLDLSSASPEYLLFIIAVTFFVGCMFVDSLVVLLILTPIFMPAVAAVGLDPILVGVMITLQMAVGSATPPFGCDIFTAIAIFNRPYLEVIRGTLPFILILTLMTALLIYFPGIALLLRDLAFK
- a CDS encoding M24 family metallopeptidase; translation: MTTELTAPARGFERAEFDQRTARLQEAMAAQGIDAVFFSTEPEFRYFSGFKSQFWESPTRPWFLVVPSQGRPIAVVPEIGVAGFAETWVDDVRSWPSPRPEDDGVSLLADTLDSVAQRHRRIGAMLGPETHLRMPAANFATLQASLGQCGMVDVSTIVRQLRSVKSAAEIGKIRFACEVTAAGFDYLLTHLKAGMSEREACKAMHIEMLRLGADACPYLISASGPGGYDNIIMGPSDRRLEEGDVLIIDTGANFDGYFSDFDRNYAFGQVDPTAHQAYEAVFASTEAGLRTAAPGATTGDVWQAMWSVLEDAGALGNDVGRMGHGLGMQLTEWPSNVPKGDVVLQAGMILTLEPGMTFAPGRMMVHEENIVITDSGCELLHKRAWPTLPVIG
- a CDS encoding DMT family transporter, with amino-acid sequence MQTRTTGLLLSLAGVTLISPDVLVMRWVNLDHASVLMWRGLFMTLGFSAVVLYRYRLAAVRAIKRAGRLGVASGFCFALNTTCYTEAIQRTSATATVMIIATAPVFAALISWLVLDERIDRKTAISMFVTLIGIAIIATDGGGQNDMLGNLFAVCTAIFLAINFTLARLKSNIDLTPGLMFGGMIAATFGLMLGGAPQADTEWTQLAAIALTGAILMPIGFTLLQIAPRYTSATEVSLFLLFEAVLGPVWVWLVLNEAPTRTTLVGSVIIISALLYYGAPASWGTRLRLRLGMSSR
- a CDS encoding SHOCT domain-containing protein; this translates as MQQLTSQGQMIVSDLAARHGFSTDAVTHMLFAVLNGNGGQAQFSHGEFGGSGQWMRGGMIMLGDMFNSYLKGRVDSLCSEISNILVNQPGLLRSGSFQSQSQGGGSFQHQANGSPAGRSSLFVPDPEDNWWPQDLGAPNATGSQNNVRYAYFGGARRLAVKTGGEVWVYDTLDHSIGGFSQQQGSGSDIVFGSQYGTVNLASLPLISRNGQPYSPPLAPQGMQSPQSSQSSSQAPQAPQSSQPASQVRGASSEDVLAAIEKLGDLKAKGFISEDEFASKKSELLSRL
- a CDS encoding LysR family transcriptional regulator; the protein is MKQLHDVDLRLLRVFDVVVRCGGLSAAQAELNVGQSTISMQLAQLEVRLGARLCERGRGGFRLTEEGRAIHEASQRLLSAVDGFRLEADQLKRTFSGTLNLGLIDNTVTDTKSPLRGAIQRFLARGKDVGVHVYIGTPSELEQRVLDGRLHLAVGHFPFQVPGLAALPLYDEPHGLFCAADHAVLKADIGGGNGDMLAQVRSEQVVARGYLRRRDLDLLNVNVAAFTVDNIEAQAILILSAGCIGFLPIHYAAQWVGRGELVQILPNSMVLVSRFTAIRRRLAPPPLVRSFLSDLTAGSP